The window CTAGATGCTATCTCTTTTCAGTGGCTATGATAAGATGCCCTATAAGAACTATTTTGCTTGTTTTATCTAaactgctgttaaaaactaatattagaacttttattttttacttcagtgAAGTTCTCGTAATTTCAGTCTCTTCCTGTTCAGCAAGACTGACTTAGTGACTTAAACATCAcatcagaaaacaacaacaacaaaactgtttCCCAACGAAATCATTTCATAACATAATTACAGAAGTATGATGTTTCTCAAGGAAATAGAAAAGCTACGAACACCTTCTCAAGGTAAAAGAATTCACCCTCTTCACACGTAAGAGATCATCTATGGGTAATGAAGATGTAGTTCTTCTCCAGTGGTAACAGATCTAAACATTCCTCAGCTATGAGCTCATTGGAGCTGATGGGATGGACCTCCATCACGTCTCAGATTTTTCAGCTGCTGTAAATGATATAAAAGCAAGAGAGACAACCTACAGATACATCAGTGAGATACAGTCCATCacacactcatctacatcatGACCTTCACCATcttctccatcacctgctttgcTCTGGTGGCTTCTGCTCTGGGTAAGTGTCTCCTTTAGAAGTTTGCAAGAATAATGATGggcaaatatatttagaaaatgctAAACCTGCGTTAAAAGCAGGTAAGAGTCTTATGCGTGTCTCATGAACAATGTTATGTTTTGTAATAACAGGTTGTGGAGTGCCAGCGATTAAGCCACAGACGATCGGCAGCAGGATTGTGAACGGACAGAATGCCATCTCTGGTTCTTGGCCCTGGCAGGTCTCTCTTCAGGTAACTCATCTGCttttcaaacaaacatttttctgCTTTGCTTAAAGAGTAAGtttaatattttcagtgtttttaccTTTGAAACAGCTACCCAGTGGTTTCCACTTCTGTGGAGGATCCCTGATCAACCAGAACTGGGTTCTCACTGCTGCCCACTGCGCTGTCGTGTAAGAGTCTTCAGTCTGGCAAACATCACATTCAGAAGTGGTTAATAGATGCTCTTTcagctttctgtctgtcttttaaaCATTGACTTTATCTTTATCATTTTAGGGTTGGCTATCACCGTGTCATTCTTGGAGAACACGATCGTGGCTCAAGTGTTGAACCCATCCAGGTCAAATTAGTTTCCAAGGTAACAATGTTTATTGATCTCAGTGGATCAGAGATTAAATCAAAATGAGTGATCGACCAATGCTTTATGACTCCTATTATACAGActgtttatgttgttttaatagcaaacatgtttttttttacccaaaatcCTTGAAATACccaaatcattctaaaatgtaaacaaaatgtattattaataataataataataatttcttgtaATTTATACAATGGAGtgatctaaatatatttgagtaaCTGTTACACATTTTTCCAAATGAATGGCTTATGTATTGATAGTTATACAGTTGTGGTTTTTATTTGCTTACCTGATTTTAAAgcactgaaaaaaagtgaaaatcacaaaaaagtaatgaatattttattatcattttcaaAATAGATGCTTTGAGGTCATTTACACTCTAGTAAGCTCCTAAAAGTCGCCAAAATTAACTTTTAGCACGCACTTAATATTCTcagcacatacagtatgtatttgaaaaaaaggttaaaaacagAATGGTTAAAATAACAGAAAGAAAGTAAGCTTATATCTTAGTTTGCCATTCATAAAGGCAACTTTCAGCATTGATCCCTCTTTTCTGTATCTGCAGGTCATCACCCATCCGCTCTACAGCAGCACGACTATCAACAATGACATTGCTCTGCTGAAACTGTCGTCTCCAGTCACACTGACTCCCCGTATCTCTCCTGTATGTCTGGCTCCATCAACCCTCAGCATCCTGCCTGGAACCCGCTGCTTCACCACTGGCTGGGGTAGAACTGCCATCACGAGTAAGTcatctataaaacaaaaatatactgaGAGAATAACAACACATCTGTTAACTGTGCAAGACAATTTGTcacattttcttctctttttagcGAGCCCACTGATCCTACAGCAGACAGGTGTACCCATCATAAGTCCTGCTGTGTGCAAGCAGGTCTGGGGTCAGAACACTATCACTGATGCTATGGTCTGTGCTGGAGCCTCTGGTTCCTCATCTTGCCAGGTATATGAAAACAGATCAAAAAACACATTACCATCTCAGTGTTGCTGCTCTTCAAATCAAATGTGTGCTTTTTCTCAGGGTGATTCTGGTGGTCCTCTGGTGTGTGAGCGTTCAGGGGTCTGGTCTCTGGTGGGCTCGGTCTCCTGGGGAACAAGCACTTGTGACACCCGTTTCCCTGTAGTCTACGCCCGCATCTCCCAACTGCGCT is drawn from Carassius auratus strain Wakin unplaced genomic scaffold, ASM336829v1 scaf_tig00023221, whole genome shotgun sequence and contains these coding sequences:
- the LOC113077792 gene encoding chymotrypsin-like protease CTRL-1, with translation MTFTIFSITCFALVASALGCGVPAIKPQTIGSRIVNGQNAISGSWPWQVSLQLPSGFHFCGGSLINQNWVLTAAHCAVVVGYHRVILGEHDRGSSVEPIQVKLVSKVITHPLYSSTTINNDIALLKLSSPVTLTPRISPVCLAPSTLSILPGTRCFTTGWGRTAITTSPLILQQTGVPIISPAVCKQVWGQNTITDAMVCAGASGSSSCQGDSGGPLVCERSGVWSLVGSVSWGTSTCDTRFPVVYARISQLRSWIDRTIASN